Proteins encoded by one window of Hafnia alvei:
- a CDS encoding FliC/FljB family flagellin, with amino-acid sequence MAQVINTNSLSLMAQNNLNKSQSSLGTAIERLSSGLRINSAKDDAAGQAISNRFTANIKGLTQASRNANDGISLAQTTEGALNEVNDNLQNIRRLSVQAQNGSNSDSDLKSIQDEITQRLSEINRISEQTDFNGVKVLSSDQKLTIQVGSQDGQTIDIDLKSINASTLGLDGFSVSKSSVQTGDAITSVTGDGTGAPIAVDLKSAATDLGLKDTSNLSLHALKDKNGALTGNYVVKSGNDFYAASLNASTGKVALNKTDVKYTDPSNGLTTAATQAQQLVKIGVDSNGANKGYVTFQGKSYEAAAGALANGKDKASGNTTAGGTAIDTTLVVSGAGATDTFAGVSSADPLKTLDAALSKVDSLRSSLGAVQNRFDSVINNLNSTVNNLTSSQSRIQDADYATEVSNMSRANILQQAGTSVLAQANQSTQNVLTLLR; translated from the coding sequence ATGGCACAAGTAATTAACACCAACAGCCTGTCTTTGATGGCACAGAACAACCTGAACAAATCTCAGTCCTCACTGGGTACCGCTATTGAGCGTCTGTCTTCTGGTCTGCGTATCAACAGCGCGAAAGACGATGCCGCAGGTCAGGCGATTTCTAACCGCTTCACTGCAAACATCAAGGGTCTGACCCAGGCTTCTCGTAACGCCAACGACGGTATCTCTTTGGCGCAGACCACCGAAGGTGCTCTGAACGAAGTGAACGACAACCTACAAAACATTCGTCGTCTAAGTGTTCAAGCTCAAAACGGTTCGAACTCTGATAGCGACCTGAAATCAATTCAGGACGAAATTACTCAACGCCTGTCAGAAATCAACCGTATCTCTGAACAGACTGATTTCAACGGTGTGAAAGTTTTAAGTAGCGATCAAAAACTGACTATTCAAGTTGGTTCACAAGATGGACAGACAATTGATATCGATCTGAAGTCAATCAATGCGTCAACGTTGGGTCTGGATGGTTTCTCTGTATCTAAAAGCAGCGTACAAACTGGTGATGCAATTACCTCAGTAACTGGAGATGGTACTGGCGCTCCAATTGCCGTTGATTTGAAAAGTGCAGCAACAGATTTAGGGCTTAAAGATACTTCGAATCTGTCCCTGCACGCTCTTAAAGATAAAAATGGTGCACTAACTGGCAATTATGTTGTTAAGTCAGGTAATGATTTCTATGCAGCATCTCTTAACGCAAGTACCGGCAAAGTTGCTCTGAACAAAACTGATGTTAAATATACAGACCCATCTAATGGCTTAACCACTGCTGCAACTCAAGCACAACAATTGGTTAAGATTGGGGTTGATTCAAATGGTGCCAATAAAGGCTATGTGACATTCCAAGGCAAAAGCTATGAGGCTGCTGCAGGTGCTTTAGCTAACGGTAAAGATAAAGCGTCTGGCAACACTACTGCAGGTGGTACTGCTATCGACACTACGCTGGTTGTCAGCGGTGCTGGTGCAACAGATACATTTGCTGGCGTATCTTCTGCTGATCCATTGAAAACTCTGGACGCTGCACTGTCTAAAGTTGACTCCCTGCGTTCATCTTTGGGTGCGGTACAGAACCGTTTCGATTCTGTTATCAACAACCTGAACAGCACTGTTAATAACCTGACATCTTCCCAGTCTCGTATTCAGGATGCTGACTACGCGACCGAAGTGTCCAACATGAGCCGTGCAAACATTCTGCAGCAGGCAGGTACTTCTGTGTTGGCTCAGGCTAACCAGTCTACTCAGAACGTTCTGACTCTGCTGCGTTAA
- the fliD gene encoding flagellar filament capping protein FliD, which yields MASISSLGIGSGLDLNGLLDKLSTAEQQRLTPYTTQQTSYKAQLTAYGTLKSSLEKFETLSKDLSSADFFNSTKASVHDAFSVTTNAKAVAGNYTVHVTQLAQAQSLTTQKEITDQSAQLGTTGATDRKISITQGNPAKTVDIPLKDNQTSLLEMRDAINGAKAGVKASIVRVGDNQYQLALTSSATGSANQMSVQVSGDDRLGSYINYTAGSSSNAMKETVAAQDSIIEMNGTKITRSSNTITDAPQGVTIELKAKSKTADAENLIISADNSGAMDKIKSWVDSYNSLLDTFTSLTKYTPVKTGEAQSKTNGALLGDNTLRGVQAAIKGALSSAQDNPELKGLGNLGITTDGKTGKLTVDSDKLTKAFTDHPDQVANFFVGNGKDSGMATNIHSEIQSYIKAGGVIESTTKSINTNLDRLSVRIDSVSDSIQETIDRYKAQFVQLDTMMSKLNSTSSYLTQQFTAMNS from the coding sequence ATGGCTTCTATTTCTTCTTTAGGGATCGGCTCAGGTCTCGACTTAAACGGGCTGCTCGACAAACTGTCTACGGCGGAACAGCAACGCTTAACGCCTTATACTACGCAGCAAACCAGCTACAAAGCACAGCTGACTGCGTATGGCACGTTAAAAAGCTCGTTGGAAAAATTCGAGACATTAAGCAAAGATCTCTCTTCCGCCGACTTCTTTAATTCAACCAAAGCATCAGTGCACGATGCTTTTAGCGTTACTACCAATGCAAAGGCTGTTGCAGGTAACTATACGGTCCATGTGACTCAATTGGCCCAAGCCCAAAGTTTAACCACCCAGAAAGAGATTACCGACCAGTCTGCGCAACTAGGCACAACAGGGGCAACTGACAGAAAAATATCAATAACCCAAGGTAACCCAGCCAAAACAGTTGATATACCTCTTAAAGATAATCAAACCTCATTATTAGAAATGCGTGATGCAATAAATGGAGCTAAAGCTGGAGTAAAGGCAAGTATCGTACGTGTTGGGGACAACCAATACCAACTAGCTTTAACATCATCTGCGACAGGATCTGCAAACCAAATGTCTGTGCAAGTGAGTGGTGACGATCGGCTTGGCTCATATATAAATTACACTGCGGGTTCATCGTCAAATGCAATGAAAGAGACTGTAGCAGCCCAAGATTCAATAATTGAAATGAATGGAACAAAAATAACTCGTAGCAGTAATACCATCACGGATGCCCCCCAGGGGGTTACTATCGAATTGAAAGCAAAAAGCAAGACGGCAGATGCTGAGAATTTAATCATCAGCGCTGATAACTCAGGTGCGATGGACAAAATTAAAAGCTGGGTAGATAGCTATAACTCCCTGCTGGATACCTTTACCTCGCTGACCAAATACACCCCGGTAAAAACGGGTGAAGCGCAGTCAAAAACCAACGGTGCGCTGTTGGGTGACAATACCCTGCGTGGCGTACAGGCAGCGATTAAAGGCGCGTTGAGTTCGGCTCAAGATAACCCTGAGCTCAAAGGTCTCGGCAATTTGGGGATTACCACCGATGGTAAAACCGGCAAACTAACCGTAGACAGCGACAAACTCACCAAAGCCTTTACCGATCATCCAGACCAAGTGGCTAATTTCTTTGTTGGCAATGGTAAAGATAGCGGTATGGCAACCAATATTCACAGCGAAATTCAAAGTTATATCAAGGCCGGCGGCGTGATCGAATCAACGACAAAAAGTATTAATACCAACTTAGATCGCCTGAGCGTTCGTATCGACAGCGTTAGCGACAGCATTCAGGAAACCATCGACCGCTATAAAGCCCAATTTGTACAGCTGGATACCATGATGTCAAAACTCAACAGCACCAGCTCATATTTAACACAACAGTTCACCGCCATGAACTCATAG
- the fliS gene encoding flagellar export chaperone FliS, which yields MYKATGSQAYAEIGLESGVMSASPHQLIVMLFDGAHSALVRARLHMQAGQTQLKGQSITKAINIIDNGLKAGLNLEKGGELAENLSALYDYMVKRLLHANLHNDEVTIQHVTDLLDNIADAWRQIGPQSQPTQQDHL from the coding sequence ATGTATAAAGCGACGGGCTCGCAAGCCTACGCTGAGATTGGTTTGGAGAGTGGCGTGATGAGCGCCAGTCCTCACCAGCTCATCGTAATGTTATTTGACGGGGCGCATAGCGCCCTAGTTCGCGCCCGCCTGCATATGCAGGCAGGACAAACGCAGCTCAAAGGTCAGTCAATCACCAAAGCCATTAACATCATTGATAATGGATTAAAAGCGGGACTTAACCTGGAAAAAGGCGGAGAGCTTGCAGAAAATTTATCAGCGCTGTATGACTATATGGTTAAACGCCTGTTACATGCTAATCTTCATAATGATGAAGTTACAATCCAACATGTCACGGACCTGTTAGATAACATTGCCGATGCGTGGCGTCAGATCGGCCCACAATCTCAACCTACTCAGCAGGACCACTTATAA
- the fliT gene encoding flagella biosynthesis regulatory protein FliT: MYGIQPLSHAYRHILSLSESMLELAKRSEWDSLVKLEMEYLQAVAKTTELMPISEVDSAIQAELRRILAKILDNEAEIKRLLQARMDELSQIIGKTSRQQAVTHTYGQFSDNEGYPGDLL; the protein is encoded by the coding sequence ATGTACGGAATACAGCCTTTGTCACACGCGTACCGTCACATCCTTTCGCTCAGCGAAAGCATGCTGGAACTTGCTAAGCGTTCTGAGTGGGACTCGCTCGTTAAACTGGAGATGGAGTATCTGCAAGCGGTGGCAAAAACCACCGAGTTGATGCCAATTTCCGAAGTAGACTCCGCGATACAGGCGGAGCTGCGCCGCATTTTAGCTAAAATTCTCGATAACGAAGCAGAAATTAAGCGCCTACTTCAGGCGCGCATGGATGAGTTGAGCCAGATAATAGGAAAAACTTCACGCCAACAAGCCGTCACCCACACCTATGGGCAATTTTCCGACAACGAAGGGTATCCTGGCGATTTGCTTTAA
- a CDS encoding DUF333 domain-containing protein: MKVRMLAIVGMSSLMLAGCVSSNTVSPADATPAKGAIGMPNPASVYCLKLGGKEINKTTELGVSTDCLLPTGERIDEWALYRRDHS; this comes from the coding sequence ATGAAAGTACGTATGTTGGCAATTGTTGGGATGAGCAGCCTTATGCTAGCGGGTTGTGTGTCAAGTAACACGGTTTCTCCTGCAGATGCAACGCCTGCAAAGGGAGCGATAGGGATGCCAAATCCAGCCTCAGTGTATTGTTTAAAACTGGGAGGCAAAGAAATTAATAAAACAACCGAGCTTGGCGTGAGTACGGACTGTTTATTACCAACGGGAGAGAGAATAGATGAATGGGCACTATACCGACGTGACCATTCCTAA
- a CDS encoding DUF3313 domain-containing protein produces the protein MATLRNLKTALLIGALALTGCATKTATPEQYSGFLKDYSNLTETKSSSGLPVMRWVDPSFKSSHYDKLIYNPVTYYPEPKPTTQIGKNVLDGVLNYTNTKLKAAAAQRSTLVTQPGPNTLIFRGAITAVDTSKEGLQFYEVIPIAMVVAGTQAATGHRTMDTNLFFEGELIDSQTNKTVMKVVRKGSGKQLSNSNQLLTVDDLKTVIDNMATDATMFDVK, from the coding sequence ATGGCTACGCTTCGTAATCTTAAAACTGCGCTATTAATCGGCGCACTGGCTCTAACCGGCTGTGCAACCAAAACTGCAACCCCTGAGCAGTATTCAGGTTTTTTAAAAGACTATTCAAACCTAACAGAAACTAAGTCATCTTCAGGTTTGCCCGTTATGCGCTGGGTTGATCCAAGCTTTAAATCCAGCCACTACGACAAACTGATTTACAACCCAGTGACCTATTATCCTGAGCCTAAACCTACCACGCAGATTGGTAAAAACGTGTTAGATGGCGTGCTTAACTATACTAATACCAAGCTAAAAGCGGCGGCAGCCCAGCGTTCTACGCTAGTGACACAGCCCGGTCCAAACACGTTGATTTTCCGCGGCGCTATCACCGCGGTTGATACCAGCAAAGAAGGATTGCAGTTCTATGAAGTGATCCCAATTGCAATGGTTGTAGCGGGTACACAAGCCGCAACCGGCCACCGCACCATGGATACGAACTTGTTCTTCGAGGGTGAGTTAATTGACTCTCAAACCAACAAAACGGTAATGAAAGTGGTACGTAAAGGTTCAGGCAAACAATTGTCTAATTCTAATCAGCTGCTGACCGTAGATGATCTGAAAACTGTCATTGATAACATGGCAACCGACGCCACCATGTTCGATGTGAAATAA
- a CDS encoding DUF1869 domain-containing protein has protein sequence MTVENTVENKGYAIALSNESSQHSAEKTYLKPMALYIPDVATGLVIELINNLDDKNNNGAGFTLTVTNKNNGVSVDKHFSTLEDLKDPATSSDALKDLINIVRGYDSDEETNVCGW, from the coding sequence ATGACAGTTGAAAATACAGTTGAGAATAAAGGTTATGCCATTGCTCTCTCTAATGAGAGTAGCCAGCATAGCGCAGAGAAAACGTATCTAAAACCGATGGCATTATACATTCCAGATGTTGCGACCGGATTGGTTATTGAACTTATTAATAATCTCGATGATAAAAATAATAATGGTGCAGGTTTTACACTGACAGTCACTAATAAAAATAATGGCGTATCAGTGGATAAACATTTTTCAACACTTGAAGATTTAAAAGATCCTGCTACGTCATCTGATGCGCTTAAAGATCTCATCAATATCGTTCGCGGCTATGACTCCGACGAAGAAACTAACGTGTGTGGTTGGTAA
- a CDS encoding DUF1971 domain-containing protein — protein MQRIIIPTNYVHTRTTPLWTKETAPASIWKRHLDAGTRQGVYPRLCVMQGTIRYYGYADETSPEVIETLTIEAGQFGVFPPEKWHRIEALSEDTVFNVDFYVDPNILLEE, from the coding sequence ATGCAACGCATCATTATACCAACCAACTATGTTCATACACGCACGACGCCCTTGTGGACGAAAGAGACGGCTCCCGCTTCAATTTGGAAACGCCATCTAGACGCGGGCACACGTCAAGGTGTCTATCCTCGCCTGTGTGTGATGCAGGGGACTATTCGTTATTACGGCTACGCAGACGAAACCAGCCCTGAAGTTATCGAAACGCTTACCATTGAGGCTGGGCAGTTTGGCGTGTTTCCTCCTGAAAAATGGCACCGGATTGAAGCCTTATCTGAAGATACGGTGTTTAACGTAGATTTTTACGTTGATCCCAATATTTTATTAGAAGAGTAA